Proteins co-encoded in one Capsicum annuum cultivar UCD-10X-F1 chromosome 9, UCD10Xv1.1, whole genome shotgun sequence genomic window:
- the LOC107842482 gene encoding stem-specific protein TSJT1: MLAIFHKAFAHPPKELNSPASKRSLLPQETLQKFLSAHPSDTSSVSFGDAAALAFVRPNCTSLLNQRRRYFCGYDDIYCLFLGSLNNLCAQIKQYGLSSKGTNEAMLVIEAYRTLRDRGPYPADQVIKDFEGSYAFVIYDSKTGTVFVALGSDGGVKLFWGIAADGSVVISDDLEVIKAGCAKSFAPFPTGCMFHSEKGLMNFEHPMNKMRAMPRVDSEGVMCGANFKVDMYSRINSIPRVGSEANWSDWNSSY; this comes from the exons atgtTGGCAATATTTCACAAGGCTTTCGCTCATCCACCTAAAGAGCTAAATAGTCCTGCATCTAAAAGATCCTTACTTCCTCAAGAAACTCTTCAAAAATTCCTATCTGCTCACCCTTCTGATACTTCATCTGTTAGTTTTGGTGACGCTGCTGCTCTTGCTTTTGTTCGTCCTAACTGCACTTCCTTGCTTAATCAGAGACGGAG gtaTTTTTGTGGGTATGATGATATTTACTGTTTGTTCTTGGGGAGCTTGAACAACTTATGTGCACAAATAAAACAATATGGGCTATCATCAAAAGGTACAAATGAAGCCATGCTGGTAATTGAAGCCTACAGGACACTGAGAGACAGGGGACCTTATCCAGCAGATCAGGTTATTAAGGATTTTGAAGGAAGCTATGCTTTTGTCATCTATGACAGTAAGACTGGAACTGTATTTGTTGCCTTG GGTTCAGATGGTGGGGTTAAGTTATTCTGGGGCATTGCTGCTGATGGATCTGTGGTGATTTCTGATGATTTAGAGGTCATTAAAGCTGGATGTGCCAAGTCATTTGCACCCTTTCCCACAG GTTGTATGTTCCACAGTGAGAAAGGGCTAATGAATTTTGAGCACCCAATGAATAAGATGAGGGCCATGCCAAGAGTAGACAGCGAAGGGGTAATGTGTGGAGCTAACTTCAAAGTGGATATGTATTCCAGGATTAACAGCATCCCCAGAGTTGGAAGTGAAGCTAACTGGTCTGATTGGAATAGTTCTTACTGA